In a single window of the Anaerocolumna cellulosilytica genome:
- a CDS encoding glycosyltransferase, with the protein MNFRIAVVILNYMNYEDTLECIQSVLSQTYRNYDIIVVENGSPNNSYQALLQHLKRNQKITLLKSNKNLGYAKGNNLGIRYAKERLNADYVFVCNSDITFQPDLFETILKTNYKGIGVISPTVYYPYGTKQPVSLQTSSIYKTILSTVTGIFAAWLMCLPLINKLVHLFHKDSQIEAAYPFNNEEFTYNIQGCSYFLTPAYFRYYQQLYPKTFLYWEEINLAVYLSKTGLKAIIVETSPVIHKDKKSFIRLVSPHNADIKKLKYSTDSLFHSLPMFFSNYPSIVRRYDTSRLKSNQKGLK; encoded by the coding sequence TTGAATTTTAGAATTGCTGTTGTTATATTAAATTATATGAATTATGAAGATACTTTGGAATGCATACAGAGTGTATTATCACAAACCTATCGTAATTACGACATTATTGTTGTGGAAAATGGCTCGCCAAACAATTCTTATCAGGCATTATTACAACACCTGAAAAGAAATCAAAAGATTACCTTATTAAAAAGCAATAAAAACCTGGGGTATGCAAAAGGAAACAATCTTGGTATCCGCTATGCAAAAGAACGGTTAAATGCTGACTATGTGTTTGTATGCAACAGTGATATAACCTTTCAGCCAGATTTGTTTGAAACTATACTAAAGACCAATTATAAAGGGATTGGAGTTATATCTCCAACAGTCTATTATCCCTACGGTACGAAGCAGCCTGTCTCCCTACAAACCAGTTCTATCTATAAAACGATTTTAAGTACAGTAACGGGTATCTTTGCCGCTTGGCTTATGTGTCTTCCCCTCATAAATAAACTGGTACACCTTTTTCACAAAGATTCTCAAATAGAAGCCGCATATCCTTTTAATAATGAAGAATTCACTTACAACATTCAGGGCTGCTCTTATTTTTTAACCCCCGCTTATTTTAGATACTATCAACAGTTATATCCAAAAACATTTTTATACTGGGAAGAGATTAATCTGGCAGTTTACTTATCAAAGACCGGCTTAAAGGCTATTATAGTAGAGACCTCCCCTGTAATTCATAAGGATAAAAAATCCTTTATCCGGCTTGTTTCCCCACACAATGCAGACATAAAAAAATTAAAGTATAGTACTGACAGTCTCTTTCATTCTCTTCCCATGTTTTTTTCAAACTATCCTTCAATCGTAAGAAGATATGATACCTCTAGACTTAAATCAAACCAGAAAGGATTAAAATAA